The following proteins come from a genomic window of Pseudomonas putida:
- the rplX gene encoding 50S ribosomal protein L24, whose product MQKIRRDDEIIVIAGKDKGKRGKVLKVLADDRLVIGGVNLVKRHTKPNPMAGVQGGIVEKEAPLHASNVAIFNGETNKADRVGFKVEDGKKIRVFKSTQKAVDA is encoded by the coding sequence ATGCAAAAGATTCGTCGTGACGACGAGATCATCGTGATCGCCGGCAAAGACAAAGGTAAGCGCGGTAAGGTGCTGAAGGTTCTGGCTGATGACCGTCTGGTTATCGGTGGCGTGAACCTGGTCAAGCGTCATACCAAGCCTAACCCGATGGCGGGCGTACAGGGCGGTATCGTCGAGAAAGAAGCGCCTCTGCACGCTTCCAACGTTGCCATCTTCAACGGTGAAACCAACAAGGCTGACCGCGTTGGTTTCAAAGTAGAAGACGGTAAAAAAATTCGTGTCTTCAAGTCGACCCAAAAAGCGGTTGATGCTTGA
- the rpmC gene encoding 50S ribosomal protein L29: MKANELREKSAQQLNEQLLGLLRDQFNLRMQKATGQLGQSHLLSQVKRDIARVKTVLNQQAGK, encoded by the coding sequence ATGAAAGCGAATGAACTTCGTGAAAAATCGGCACAGCAACTGAACGAGCAACTGCTCGGCTTGCTGCGCGACCAGTTCAATCTGCGTATGCAGAAAGCAACTGGCCAGTTGGGGCAGTCGCACCTGCTCTCGCAAGTTAAGCGTGACATCGCTCGCGTGAAAACTGTGCTCAACCAGCAGGCAGGTAAGTGA
- the rplB gene encoding 50S ribosomal protein L2 — protein sequence MAIVKCKPTSPGRRFVVKVVNKELHKGAPHAPLIEKKSKSGGRNNNGRITTRHVGGGHKQHYRLVDFRRNDKDGIPATVERIEYDPNRTAHIALLCYADGERRYIIAPKGVSAGDQLIAGALAPIKAGNSLQLRNIPVGSTIHGIELKPGKGAQIARSAGASAQLIAREGVYVTLRLRSGEMRKVLAECRATLGEVSNSEHSLRSLGKAGAKRWRGVRPTVRGVAMNPVDHPHGGGEGRTSGGRHPVSPWGFPTKGAKTRGNKRTDNMIVRRRK from the coding sequence ATGGCAATCGTTAAATGCAAACCGACTTCCCCTGGCCGCCGTTTCGTGGTCAAGGTGGTCAACAAGGAGCTGCACAAAGGCGCTCCTCACGCACCGCTGATCGAGAAAAAATCGAAGTCTGGTGGTCGTAACAACAATGGCCGCATTACCACTCGTCACGTTGGTGGTGGTCACAAGCAGCATTACCGTCTGGTCGACTTCCGTCGCAACGACAAAGATGGCATTCCAGCCACTGTCGAGCGTATCGAATACGATCCAAACCGTACTGCTCACATCGCCCTGCTGTGCTACGCAGACGGTGAGCGTCGCTACATCATCGCGCCTAAGGGCGTGAGCGCTGGCGACCAGCTGATCGCAGGTGCCCTGGCCCCAATCAAGGCCGGTAACTCCCTGCAGCTGCGCAACATTCCAGTAGGTAGCACCATTCACGGCATCGAACTGAAGCCGGGTAAAGGTGCTCAGATCGCTCGTTCCGCTGGTGCTTCGGCTCAGCTGATCGCTCGCGAAGGTGTCTACGTGACCCTGCGTCTGCGCTCTGGTGAAATGCGTAAAGTCCTGGCTGAGTGCCGTGCGACCCTGGGCGAAGTCTCGAACTCCGAGCACAGCCTGCGTTCGCTGGGTAAAGCTGGTGCCAAACGCTGGCGCGGCGTTCGCCCAACCGTTCGTGGTGTTGCCATGAACCCGGTTGACCACCCACACGGTGGTGGTGAAGGTCGTACCTCCGGTGGTCGTCATCCGGTATCGCCATGGGGCTTCCCAACCAAGGGTGCTAAAACCCGTGGTAATAAGCGTACCGACAACATGATCGTCCGTCGTCGCAAGTAA
- the rplP gene encoding 50S ribosomal protein L16 translates to MLQPKRTKFRKQMTGHNRGLALRGSKVSFGEFALKAVARGRLTARQIESARRALTRHVKRGGKIWIRVFPDKPISKKPLEVRMGKGKGSVEYWVAQIQPGKVLYEIEGVSEELAREAFALAAAKLPLATSFVKRTVM, encoded by the coding sequence ATGTTGCAACCAAAGCGTACAAAATTCCGCAAGCAGATGACTGGCCACAACCGTGGTCTGGCACTGCGCGGTAGCAAAGTCAGCTTCGGCGAATTCGCCCTGAAAGCTGTTGCTCGCGGTCGCCTCACCGCTCGCCAGATCGAGTCCGCACGTCGTGCGCTGACCCGTCACGTTAAGCGTGGCGGTAAGATCTGGATCCGTGTGTTCCCGGACAAGCCGATCTCCAAGAAACCTCTCGAGGTTCGTATGGGTAAAGGTAAGGGTTCCGTGGAGTACTGGGTTGCCCAGATTCAGCCAGGCAAAGTCCTGTACGAGATCGAGGGTGTTTCTGAAGAGCTGGCGCGCGAAGCTTTCGCCCTGGCTGCTGCAAAGCTGCCTCTCGCCACCTCCTTTGTTAAGCGGACGGTGATGTGA
- the rpsC gene encoding 30S ribosomal protein S3 — MGQKVHPTGIRLGIVKEHTSVWYADGATYADYLLKDLKTREYLQDKLKSASVSRIDIHRPAQTARITIHTARPGIVIGKKGEDVEKLRQDLTKQMGVPVHINIEEIRKPELDAMLVAQSVAQQLERRVMFRRAMKRAVQNAMRIGAKGIKIQVSGRLGGAEIARTEWYREGRVPLHTLRADIDYNTYEAHTTYGVIGVKVWIFKGEVIGGRQEELKPQAPAPRKKAAK, encoded by the coding sequence ATGGGTCAGAAAGTACATCCCACTGGCATTCGCCTGGGAATCGTCAAGGAGCACACCTCCGTCTGGTACGCAGACGGTGCTACTTACGCAGATTACCTGTTGAAGGATCTGAAAACGCGTGAGTACCTCCAAGACAAACTAAAAAGCGCGTCCGTAAGCCGTATCGATATTCATCGTCCGGCTCAAACTGCACGCATCACCATCCACACCGCTCGTCCCGGTATCGTTATCGGTAAGAAAGGTGAAGATGTCGAGAAGCTGCGTCAGGACCTGACCAAGCAGATGGGTGTGCCTGTGCACATCAACATCGAAGAGATCCGCAAGCCGGAACTCGACGCTATGCTGGTTGCGCAGAGCGTAGCTCAGCAGCTGGAACGCCGTGTAATGTTCCGTCGCGCCATGAAGCGCGCGGTACAGAACGCCATGCGTATTGGTGCCAAGGGCATCAAGATCCAGGTGAGCGGTCGTCTCGGCGGTGCTGAGATTGCTCGTACCGAGTGGTATCGCGAAGGTCGTGTGCCTCTGCACACCCTGCGTGCCGATATCGACTACAACACCTACGAAGCTCACACCACTTACGGTGTGATCGGTGTGAAGGTTTGGATCTTCAAAGGCGAAGTTATTGGTGGTCGCCAAGAAGAACTGAAACCACAAGCACCAGCGCCTCGTAAAAAAGCTGCTAAGTAA
- the rpsQ gene encoding 30S ribosomal protein S17, with the protein MAEAEKTVRTLTGRVVSDKMDKTITVLIERRVKHPIYGKYVKRSTKLHAHDEANQCKIGDKVSIRETRPLAKTKSWALVEVLERAVEV; encoded by the coding sequence ATGGCTGAAGCTGAAAAAACCGTCCGTACGCTGACTGGCCGTGTCGTCAGCGACAAAATGGACAAGACCATCACCGTTCTGATCGAGCGTCGCGTAAAGCACCCGATCTACGGTAAATACGTTAAGCGTTCGACTAAGCTGCACGCGCACGACGAAGCCAACCAGTGCAAGATCGGCGACAAGGTTTCCATCCGTGAAACCCGTCCGCTGGCCAAGACCAAGTCCTGGGCACTGGTTGAAGTCCTCGAACGCGCTGTTGAAGTCTAA
- the rplW gene encoding 50S ribosomal protein L23: protein MNQERVFKVLLGPHVSEKATVLAEKKGQFVFKVATDATKLEIKKAVEGLFNVKVENVSTVNVLGKTKRTARGLGKRNDWKKAIVSLQPGQDLDFSSSAE, encoded by the coding sequence ATGAACCAGGAACGCGTATTCAAAGTCCTCCTTGGCCCGCACGTTTCCGAGAAGGCTACCGTTCTGGCTGAGAAAAAAGGCCAGTTCGTATTCAAGGTTGCTACTGATGCAACCAAGCTGGAAATCAAGAAAGCTGTCGAAGGCCTGTTCAACGTAAAAGTTGAAAACGTGTCGACTGTTAACGTTCTGGGTAAAACCAAGCGTACCGCACGTGGTCTGGGCAAGCGTAATGACTGGAAGAAGGCGATCGTCTCCCTTCAGCCAGGCCAAGATCTCGATTTCAGCAGCAGTGCTGAGTAA
- the rplN gene encoding 50S ribosomal protein L14, whose protein sequence is MIQTQSMLDVADNSGARRVMCIKVLGGSHRRYAGIGDIIKVTVKEAIPRGKVKKGQVMTAVVVRTRHGVRRADGSIIRFDGNAAVLLNNKQEPIGTRIFGPVTRELRTEKFMKIVSLAPEVL, encoded by the coding sequence ATGATTCAGACTCAATCCATGCTCGATGTGGCCGATAACAGCGGCGCTCGTCGCGTCATGTGCATCAAGGTACTCGGCGGTTCGCACCGCCGTTACGCCGGCATCGGTGACATCATCAAGGTTACCGTCAAGGAAGCAATTCCGCGCGGTAAGGTCAAAAAAGGCCAAGTGATGACCGCTGTTGTCGTACGTACCCGTCACGGTGTTCGTCGCGCTGACGGTTCCATCATTCGTTTCGACGGCAACGCTGCTGTTCTGCTGAACAACAAGCAAGAGCCGATCGGCACTCGCATCTTCGGGCCAGTGACCCGTGAGCTTCGTACTGAGAAGTTCATGAAGATCGTCTCGCTCGCCCCTGAAGTGCTGTAA
- the rpsS gene encoding 30S ribosomal protein S19 codes for MPRSLKKGPFIDLHLLKKVEVAVEKNDRKPVKTWSRRSMILPQMVGLTIAVHNGRQHVPVLVNEDMVGHKLGEFAGTRTYRGHVADKKAKR; via the coding sequence GTGCCACGTTCTCTGAAAAAAGGTCCTTTTATCGATCTTCACCTGTTGAAGAAGGTCGAAGTGGCGGTGGAGAAGAACGATCGCAAGCCAGTTAAAACCTGGTCGCGCCGTTCGATGATCCTGCCACAAATGGTCGGTCTGACCATCGCGGTTCACAACGGTCGCCAGCATGTTCCAGTTCTCGTGAACGAAGACATGGTCGGCCACAAACTGGGCGAGTTCGCCGGTACCCGCACCTATCGCGGGCACGTGGCTGACAAGAAAGCCAAGCGTTAA
- the rplV gene encoding 50S ribosomal protein L22 yields the protein MEVAAKLSGARISAQKARLVADQIRGKKVGEALNLLAFSSKKAAEIMKKVLESAVANAEHNEGADVDDLKVSTVFVNEGRSLKRIMPRAKGRADRIVKRSCHITVKVADK from the coding sequence ATGGAAGTAGCCGCTAAGTTGTCGGGCGCTCGCATCTCCGCCCAGAAAGCCCGCTTGGTCGCCGACCAGATCCGCGGGAAGAAGGTGGGCGAAGCGCTCAACCTGTTGGCCTTCAGCAGCAAAAAAGCCGCTGAAATCATGAAGAAAGTCCTCGAGTCGGCCGTAGCCAACGCCGAACACAACGAAGGCGCAGACGTTGATGACCTGAAGGTCTCCACCGTCTTCGTCAACGAAGGGCGTTCGCTGAAGCGCATCATGCCACGTGCCAAAGGCCGTGCTGATCGCATCGTCAAGCGGTCTTGCCATATCACTGTCAAGGTTGCGGACAAGTAA